The nucleotide window TTGACATAATTTCCGTTAGTCAAACGTTGAGTTGTCGTTAACCGGTAATAGAAAATCAGCTCATTCCTACATCAACAAGGACCAATGGTACGGATCAATACATGAACACTTCACCTGtgcaaaaacatacatcaactaatacaaaatttaaCTTCACTACATGAACTTTTGAAATCTGGTTTTAACATATGCTAAAACTTGATATTTACTTAATTTCCACTAAAATAATATCGAAGCTAAATTTTATGTCACGTATTGATTAAGTAAAGTTTTTATTGTATATCCGCGCGGACGCACATGTCAAGCTTTAGTATATGTTTAAACCAGATTTCGAAAGTTCATGtattgaatttaatttttttattagttgatgtatgtttttacACAGGTGAAGTGTTTATGTATTGATCTGGACCATTGGTCCTTGTTGATGTTGGAATTAGCCGATTTTCTGCTATTGGTTAACGACAACTCAACGTTTGACTAACACAAATTAGGTCAATGTATGATAAGACTAAATTTTGAAAGTTCgtgtatgaaaattaaattttgtactagttgatgtatgttttcgcacatgtaacatgtttatgtactgatcgggaccgttggcccttgttgatgtaggaattagCCGATTTTCCCCTAATTTATCTTATTTCGAAATAAGATTAGTTTGTTATTGCTAACATGGCATCATTGATGTTGCTTTTGTTAGGTTCTGGTGCTCGAATTccattagttttaaattattatattgtcGTATTCGTCTTCTACATAATAATAGGTGAAAATcattatcaataaaaaaaacttaaaaaaaaaacaattatttatgAGATTTTTAAGACAACAGAAACATAATCAATGATATGGAAAGGGAAAGTGACTAAGTTAAATACTAGGAAATTTACAAACCAGTAAAGCTCATTAACTAAACTAGGCATATAGATGGCTTATCGAATAAGAtatactagagcttgacccggaCAACCGCGcggatatttattttattcttttagtctTTCAACTTGTgctaaaatatatttgtaatgtTTTGTAGTATTATGAATgagtcatttttttttgtgtttaaacCATCTAATGTATAACCGATATTCggtatcatataaaaaaattcaaaatttatataattaatttttttatcagatctataaataaattattaattaaaaatatgaagaaatagAGAATTATGACTTATTATACCGTACCTTTTTTTGTCAAGACTTAGTATAccatacaaaaaatataaaattagttttactGAGTCATTTAGTTTCATTCTCCTTTTAAGGTCTATACAAATACTGTAACTGCAGAATGAACTGTGATTTGGCCGATCTACACATGGAATAATCATAGAAACGATATGATTAAGATGATCAGGTACTGTAGAAACATGGGTCTTTTCTTCTTATTTCAATTGAGTCTTTGCTTTGTAGTTTGTTATGGACAATTTCTGAAACAGTGTTcaagtttatatttttctgtatTTGCATGTTACTTCATAAGATGACTcgttatttatagttttaaaataaagataCCACAGTCTAGATCATAATGATATATTTTCTACTAATTGTTCCATTTCTCTGTCTTATATAGTATTGAATAGGTGGACTTCAGTTGCAATGTCGTCCTTGATTCCTTGATTCGACTGTAAGTTGCAACTGATTCTAGCTATcactttttttcttatttgaatTGAGTCTTTGTACCTAACGTTTTAAATAACATACGAAGAAAAACGTACTTTCTCATTTTGACTCGTTTTGCTATTCACTCGTTTTGTAAATGCTGAAATAAATCTGCTTGTTATTGCAGCAATAGCTTATAATTTAGTAGCTTAATACGATTGTTTATTTGGCTAACGTATAAAACAATTAGATGAGTGTTTTATATCAATGAACGTGCACAcggctcgatcgctacgtagcgaccgaactcttccaaaacgtcgatacgacacgaatccatgcattctcgtctactctttaatgctatctcccgTAATCCATGGCTAAATCATTCTTAGTTACTCATCACTCAAAGTTATCAGTCAAAATTTACGATAAAAACCACGGGAAATTCGTTTTTATCGAAGAaaccgtaataaacgtttcgagtcaaagacggcccaaagagacctaaaacgcagctcgaagcccacttacgatttccTAACCGAAAGCCCATAAGCCTTATGACAGTTTATGCTTGGTTCGTAAGGCAAGATAAATgttaagtttccgcggataaatgtGAAATTTCTGAAGATAAtcacgaagatcgggaaaatcagaatatctccatttttgagctatgacggcttaagggcagaaggggaaaagcTAAAACCAACTTTggaggagtatataaggagtcctaggcgagaggcacaaGGGAGATCCGCGATACACAGCAAACTTAGCAGTTaaagcaatttaggcaatttttcgtttttgttattcgagctgtgactcaattaggtttagcagCTTTaaggttttagaactaggaatctcgccgacaacTCCCGTAGCCcaggctcttaccttgttgtaacgctcaaacgcgaattcggaataagatctactttgctcccttttcgatttattattttttctcgtctttatttcatgttctgattgcttggcgtgtggtattagcagatatctgaGACCTGtgggaaattagggttctcctacttttcttatttaaacgaaaatcgacagtgcgaatttcggttctcaCAGACGTTTATTTCGAGATAACCGATTTTGACCCGaacaaaaatcataattttatggTGTTTTAGCTATCATGTCATAAttgttcaaagaaaaaaacaaactctTTGGAAACGGTTAGACAAGCCGAATTAAAATGCTATGCTTGGTTTGAGCATAATAGTACAAAAGAGGAAATACATGTGGAACGACAAATCTCCTAGCCAAACTGTAACCTCATAGATATGTTGTACCAACATGTCCCATGGACCATCTGGCACTGCAGAGCATCGATCCTAACCCCTCACTTGTGAGCCCCTCACGGCCATACATATAGGTTATTGGTGCACTTAGCGTTCCTTGAACCCAAGACCTCACCCTTTAATAACTCTCCCACAGGACAATCTATCACCAATTGATcttgttaaagggtgaggtctTGGGTTAGAGGAACGGGTTAGAGGAACGTCAAGCACACCAATAACCTATATGTATGGCCGTGAGGGGCTCACATGTGAGGGGTTAGGGTCGATGCTTTGCAAGGCCAGCCAGGGTCCACATGACGGATTGTTACATAATAATCAATTGGTGACAACTTGTTTTATGGGAGAGTTGTTTAAGGGTGAGGTCTTTGATGACACCAAACACACCAATAACCTATATGTATGGCCGTGAGGGGCTCACATGTGGAGGTTAAGATCGATGCTCTTCAGGGCCAGCCGGTGTCCACGGGATGGGTTCTTACATATGTATTATTGATGGGTCATAGAACATAACTCATTCTTCAGTAGTTGTGAATTGAAATGGAAGAACTCCACATGGAAAATATAACTTATGAGAGAAAGAAACCAAAGGAAAAGAGTTTAATCCTTACATGTGGAGCTTGAGACGCTTTTTAGACTATGGAATGCATGCTACAACTGTCGACATGTCAGCCTTTTAGTACCGATTGTAAAGATCTAATCTTAATAATTCAAGACCCATGAACATGGCCAAGTTTTTCCATAAATTTAAAGAATTTGTCGAGATTGAAGAGTAAATTTACTGATTTTTCTATCGTGTTTCATTCttgtttttaaaatgttaagtCAGATTCATTAGGTGAGATAACAAAAGTATTTCATAGGGATATGTACTACACTAGCTGTTATATTCTGGTCTAGTTTTCCAGACTATCTCAAGTTTGAACAATAAAATAACTgtttgatgaaaaaaaatattatatgtacatatgtttgtttatgaaaaaaattaaaaaacaacgAGTCTAATGAAGATCATTTTTCCTCAGGCGTGATGAATATATCTTTGTAAGGTATTTATGTGcttgtcaattaaaaaaaaatagcagCAGTTGGGTTAAACTCATATTCTCATGAAAATAAAGTTGAGCTTAGTTAACAAGTTGAGCTATATGGATACATACATTATTTACAcatattatttatgtatttattttgtgaCTCGCCcccaattttcttttctttttaatgaaatttccCCAATTCACAACAACTTATTTCATTATTTCTTATCAGTGTTCCTCGACCACTTCTTTACCTTCCTTTGTaacattcttcttcttgtttgcaGTGTAGCTCCCGAAAAGACTCTCCATCTCTTCCAAAGGCATACCTCGTGTCTCTGGAAGGAAAGTAAAGAAGAAGACCCATGCAGCAGCAGCAACTCCGGCAAAGAGAAGGAATGCACCACCAATGGTTAGACCTTTAGAAAGCGATAGGAATGTCATTCCGATAATACCACTCATTAATCTATTCAACATCACTCCCAAACTTGCCCCTTGAGCTCTTAGCCTCACAGGGAATATCTCTGAGCAGTAGACCCACGTCACCGGTCCTGCACCTATTGAGAATGTTGCTACAAACGTCATTACCGTTGTAACGCTAAGCCCAATAGCCCACTTGAGCGTGTGTCCTGGGTTTCTGTCGATGACTGTAAAACTAGTCCCAAGCGCGGTCAATGAAAGAAACATTCCGCCCATACTCGTGAGCAACAAGGCACGGCGTCCAAACCGGTCGACCACGCAAGTCCCTACCACGATAAAGAGTGTTTTGACAATTCCAACAGCGACAGTTGCCAAGAGCTGGTCATTCTTGGATTTCAGTCCAGCCTTTTGGAAGATGGTCGGAGAGTAGAGGACGACCGCATCAATTCCGGAGGCTTGCTGAGAGAAATGGATACCGAGACATGCTATTAGGATATGTCGGACAGCAGGGGTTGGCCGGACAAGAAGATCCTTCCACACGCCTTTTCCGGCACTCTTCCTGTTGGGAACAACAATAACATCGTCTGTCATGTCCTCGGGGATTCCAGCAGCCCGTTTGATGTCATTGAGTCAAGAGATGGCCTCTTCTTTGGTGTTTGAGGTTTTGTCAAGAACTTTAAATGCATCCCCAAGGCGACCCTGGAGGACTAGCCATCTCGGAGACTCGGGCATTGCCAACACTCCGATGGCTAGGCACACTGAGGGAATCGCTCCGACACCTAACATGAACCGCCACCCAAGATGCACCGGAAGCTTGGAGAAAAAGTAATTTGATACGTACCCAAGAAGTATACCAATGTTGATAAATATCTGCATTCAAAAGAACATATAAGCACTACGTttcatatacaatttttttttattatatctaaaattagaAAAATCAAATCTATTATACCTAAGGGAAAGAGCTGAGAAAACCACGAGAAGTAGCAGGAGCAACTTCAGCCGTGTAAACCGGTGCGATCATCATAGCATAACCGACGCCAATACCAGCTACAAAACGGCCAACCATAATGAAAGGATAATTTGTGGCAAACCCCATGAGAAGGGCACCACAAAAGAAGAAGGCTCCTGCCAACACTATGGTGTATCGTCTCCCGATCCAATCAGAAGTTCTACCCGCGGCGCCTGAACCTACCAGGGAGTAGATGTTTAAAATTCCCATGAGGATCTCAAGCTGTACGTCTGACAGTTTCAAAtcttcttttataaaaattgcAGCTCCACTCATCACTCCAATGTCTGCAACATCCATAGATATGTAAGGATGGTTACAGAAACCAACTATGACATGGATCATTAGAATAAATCGTACCGTAACCAAGGATGATTGAGGTCATGGAGGCTAAGATTGCACAAGCAAAAGCAAACCGGCTTCTATTCCCCCTCGGCGCCTCGACTTCTGCAGTGACAACACCTTTCTCGACTTCTGCAGAGGAACTCATCGTTTTCGCTATGATTGCAAGacaatgaaattaattaatagaatAGAGTATGAAACTGACGGATGAACTTTGGTTCTTGTGGATGATGGAATCATTGGGATGATGGAAATGGTTTAAATAATTGTGTAATTAATGCTCACAACAGAAACTATCTAATATCGACTGTAAAAACTACTTAGCTAACTGATTACCTGTTAtggttaaaacaaaattttcaaggATAAAAATTAGATTAGAAGATGTCAAGAGTCAGTGTTTTCCTATCATCTACAAGTTTTGTCCTAAACAGTAAAACAGTTCTAACAAGattcgtctctctctctctcagtttTTTCCTATCCTAAAGTTAGAAACATACGAGAATATAATTAACATAAATCTAAAGATTTCAAGCAATAGTTACAAGTTTTGTTCACTTGGAACTTTATTTTAGTTTGataaatgtaaatttttatGTATAAGAATTGTGTTgttgaatataaatatatataagtagTTTTTGGACCTAGAAAACCTTTGGATTCCCacaattatcaatttttttatggatatataaatatatcatacaatgtctaatattttttatttgaaatatataacCAAGTGGTTCGTCCCGCCGCGCCGCCGCACCTATCTGAACAAATTCTACATTTATCTGAACAAATGAATTTGTACAATATAATTGAATCATGAAAGTTAggttgatattttattttcatctatttattatgatttttaaGGTTTATTATTTACATGTATTAAATTTACATAGAAAGAATTTTAGTTGATTATTGTATGACGTTAATTAGGATTATGATttggattttaaaatttcagatGGACTATATTACTCATTTTTTTCGTTACATTGGATTGTTCATCATTACGTTTTGTTGTATATAGAGTAGAAACTCTATTAAATAAtactcaataaattaataaacacaatAAGTTAATAAATTCTTTTGGTCGTGAGTTGTACATGTTCAGAATATGAcccaaatcgataaaataattaaaaaaaatattctagaaAACCATGTGTAAATGTATGGTCTcattcataaattaataatttttatgtatatacattTTCTATATGTACAAACAAAACATTTTATTGTTTTTCATATTCAAATAATATTAGCTCTATTTTTTCTgaacatttaatatatttttacaatatttagtaaattatatctaaaactgcAATTAAATTCTATAAAACATATTTCACACAGACaaaacaatataagaaaaataatatgaagttgaatttcaaaaaattaatcaatGTATATAtggtaaaattaattattttgttattttatataagagatatactctaaaatagaaaaatataaaaaataaaactttttgtaaattaataactccATAATTAATAACATATCACAATCCCAACAttgttaatttatagagttCTTAGTGTATTTCAAAATCATATTTACCATTTTCATTAATTTACTCGCTTAATTTAGCATTTATTGACATTTACTTTGGTAAATTCGGTCATGTGTGTCTGTCAaagtgatttatttatttttcagtgTCTTATATTTAGtatgttagttttttttcaaatgtcATGTTAATTTCACCTTTATAAGGAAAATCAGTGGAGCGTTATCGTAAGTACCTTTTTAAAATATGCATTAGGCCATACCTTTTTTGACGAAATCCGAAGACCGAACTGAATGCGGAAAACAGAACAAAGCTAAATCTGAATCGTTATTATGATTCCTGTATGGAGAATGAGATTTAGGTATATTAAGGTTTGGATACAAATCGAACTGAACCAAAATTCGAATTAAGATCCGAAAACATCTGAACTTAGTTAAACCTattaatttttacatatattaaggtaatttagatattttaagttttgtctATTTTTTGTCATTTTGAATATTCTTTAGTTACATTAAATAGATTAACTAATTTTAATTAGacttttgaataatttatatattttgagtatttttttcagtttcattagttttaatagatttttggGAGTTCAAACATAGGTTACAACCCGATCTAAATTGAACCCGGAAGGAAGAAAATGAATCTGATCTAAAAATTGGTAAAATCCGAATGGGACTTATGATCATACtatcaaaaatccaaaaattagAATCagccaaaccgaaccgaacaagACACCAAATGCCCATTCCTAGCCGGCATTCATGTGTCCATCTTGTATTGTCTTGTGCGTCTGTCTCTTTTTCAGTTTCGGTGTAGATTCCTTTGTACATGCTTTTATCCGAGTTACATGGCAGGCATACTTCTGGGGGCAGTAGTCCTCCTGGAAATTTGTTCCAAATGAGCAGAAAGATAAGTGGTGGCAAGCTTTCATTGTATGTCTTTCCTTTccatttcattttcattttctaaGTAATGAAATAATCATCATAAGTAACTACTAATGTCTTCTCTTATTTGAATTATAAGCATACTACTGAAAATCCAATTTTTAAGGCTCTTATGCCAAAGAAGATAGAGAGTTTGATAGGTAGACCTTTGCCAAACAATCAAAATGCATACATCTTGATCTCTTGACAGAAAATAGAATATGAAGAAATCAAAAGAGGAAGACAGCGATTCGATATCTGATATTACCCTATTTAGATTCTTCGGTTTGGAGATCGAATTGATGGCTCGGATGAGCTCTTGTGAGTCTGAGAAAAGCCATATTTTGGACATGCCAAGGTGGTGATCATGAGAGAGGGCTGCTCTAATAGCTAAAGCTTCAGCCAAGGGAAGTACCTATGAAATAAGTTTTAACAGGCTCATTCTAAAACCGATCTAataatttttctgtatatgtctAGGCTTTCTCGTGGAGATGAAAGTGTCCCCCCCAAAAACATCAATTTCATCTAGAAATATTTACTGGGTTACcactagaaaacaaaatatgggtttctgcaaaaaaaaaaccgtcaatgtgattttttttgcaACATTATCCGCAATTTCGAAAATCCACAGGTCAATCCAATAAATACGAATTAACCCGCAGTATAATCTTTGACTGTATACACATAAAGAGTGTTTGAACCTTGAACCTTAACTACAGTTTGCTGGTTATATAAGCATTTCGTCCAGCTgatatatttgttttcttatcaGACGAAATTATTTATATAGCAAACGCATTCCAAAATGACTttggttcttcttcttattcccTTGGACATGAGAGCTTGGGTAATGAATACGATCCTTTGATTTTTACTCAAGCATCTACTCTTTTCGATTTTCTTTACTTATAGTTATTATCTCACATGATTTGAACAACAATCCGAATTATCAAATTATAGTTTCCGGCTCAGCTCCACCTTCTTCGAGTGTGCCGTGGCcagaacaaaaaaagaaagatatgatatgatatgctCCTGTGGTGATATCAAAGAAGAAAGATATGCTGCACTCCAAAGGGTCATCCCACATTCATTGCTCAAGCTCCCATGTCCAAGGGACAAATAAGAAACAAGGTCATTTCGGAATGGCCTTgctatataattaattttgtttaataattatatatcagCGCCCGACGTGGTTAGATAGCTTGAAAATGTGTTTAAGGTTCAAGGTTCGAGCCTTCTATTTCAACtactttttatattataaaataatgctGAAACGATGTAGTAttcaaaaatgttaaataaaattatacaaagtcaaacacacatatatacagCTGAATTTTATATTGCGGGTTGAATCCTATATTCATGATTGCATATAAAGTTGCAAAAGAGAAACTcagaaaacccaaaaaaataagatgctgagaaataaattatagagaaataccataaaataaCTCTGAAATttgttatcaaaaaaatatcatacaAGGGTCAAAACGAcgaaaataggtttcattaagaagataaaaaaaaaaatttatacccCTACGGTTAATTAATATAGACTTAGGATTTAGATTTGAGGGTTGGAGGATGAGATTAAGATTAATAAaccattaattaaaatttaaaatatatttttaaaatagttaaaaaaattggatttcaaaaaaaaaattcaaaaaaataaattcaaaaaagaaaattcaaaaagaaaattgaaaacaaaaaaaaattgaaaacaaaaaattgaaaaaaatactcGAAATAGCATCAGGTAGGTTGAATTGACATTCTCATCAAAATAAAGTTGAGCTTAGTTAACAAGTTGAGCTAGATGGAAACTTACATTATTAAagcaattttcttttctttctaatGAAATTTCCCCAATTCACGACAACATATTTCATTATTTCTTATCAGTGTTTCTCAACCACTTCTTTACCTTCCTTTGTaacattcttcttcttgtttgcaGTGTAGCTCCCGAAAAGACTCTCCATCTCTTCCAAAGGTATACCTCGTGTCTCTGGAAGGAAAGTAAAGAAGAAGACCCATGCAGCAGCAGCAACTCCGGCAAAGAGAAGGAATGCACCACCGATGGTTAGACCTTTAGAAAGCGATAGGAATGTCATTCCGATAATACCACTCATTAATCTATTCAACATCACTCCCAAACTTGCCCCTTGAGCTCTTAGCCTCACAGGGAATATCTCTGAGCAGTAGACCCACGTCACTGGGCCGGCACCTATTGAGAATGTTGCTACAAACGTCATTACCATTGTAACGCTAAGCACAATAGCCCACTTGAGCGTGTGTCCTGGGTTTCTGTCGATGACTGTAAGACTAGTCCCAAGCGCGGTCAATGAAAGAAACATTCCGCCCATACTCGTGAGCAACAAGGCACGGCGTCCAAACCGGTCGACCACGCAAGTCCCTACAACGATAAAGAGTGTTTTGACAATTCCAACAGCGACAGTTGCCAAGAGCTGGTCATTCTTGGATTTCAGTCCAGCCTTTTGGAAGATGGTCGGAGAGTAAAGGACGACCGCGTCAATTCCGGAGGCTTGCTGAGCGAAATGGATACCGAGACATGCTATTAGGATATGTCGGACAGCAGGGGTTGGCCGGACAAGAAGATCCTTCCACACGCCTTTTCCGGCACTCTTCCTGTTGGGAACAACTATAACATCGTCTGTCATGTCCTCGGGAATTCCGGCAGCCCGTTTGATGTCATTGAGTCTAGAGATGGCTTCTTCTTTGGTGTTTGAGGTTTTGTCGAGGACTTTAAAAGCATCCCCAAGGCGACCCTGGAGGACTAGCCATCTCGGAGACTCGGGCATTGCCAACACTCCGATGGCTAGGCACACTGAGGGAATCGCTCCGACACCTAACATGAATCTCCACCCAATATGCACGGGAAGCTTGGCGAAAAAGTAGTTCGATACGTACCCAAGAAGTATACCAATGTTGATAAATATCTGCATACAAAAGAACATACAAGCACTAAGTTTCATTTAAAATGTGCTttttattatatctaaaattagaAAGGTCAGATCTATTGGACCTCAGGGAAAGAGCTGAGAAAACCACGAGAAGTAGCAGGAGCAACTTCAGCCGTGTAAACCGGTGCGATCATCATAGCATAACCGACGCCAATACCAGCTACAAAACGGCCAACCATAATGAAAGGATAATTTGTGGCAAACCCCATGAGAAGGGCACCACAAAAGAAGAAGGCTCCTGCCAACACTATGGTGTATCGTCTCCCGATCCAATCAGAAGTTCTCCCCGCGGCGCCTGAACCTACCAGGGAGTAGATGTTTAAAATTCCCATGAGAATCTCAAGCTGTACGTCTGACAGTTTCAAAtcttcttttataaaaattgcAGCTCCACTCATCACTCCAATGTCTGCAACATCCATAGATATGTAAGGACGATTACAGAAACCAACTATGACATGGATCGTTAGAATAAAATCGTACCGTAACCAAGGATGATTGAAGTCATGGAGGCTAAGATTGCACATGCAAAAGCAAACCGGCTTCTATTCCCCCTCGGCGCCTCGGCTTCTGCAGTGACAACACCTTTCTCTATTCCAGAGGAACTCATCGTCTTCACTATGATTGCAAgataatgaaattaattaatagaagAGAGTATGAAACTGGAAATGAACTTTGGTTCTTGTGGATGATGGAATTATTGGGATGATGGAATGGGTTTAAATAAATGTGTAATGCTCACAACAAAAACTAACTAATACCGACTGTTAAGAAAATACTTAGTTAACTGATTACCCGTTATGGTTAAACAAAATTTCAGggataaaaatatagattagaaGATGTCAAGATCCAGTGTTTTCCTCTCATCAACAAGTTTTGTCCTAAAATCAGTTGTTTACAGTAAAAACAGATCTAACAAGATTcgtttctctctctttgttttttCCTATCCTGAAGTTAGAAACATACGAGAATATAATTAACATAAATCTAAAGATTTCAAGCAATAGTTACAAGTTTTGTTCACTTGGAACTTTATTTTAGTTTGATAAATGTAATTTTTATGTATAACATTTGTGTTgttgaatataaatatatataaatagtctTTGGACCTAGAAAGCCTTTAGGATTCCCACggctatcaatttttttttttttatagatacataaatatatcatacaatatctaatatttttatttgaaatatataatttcGTCCCGCCGCGCCGCTGCACCTATCTGAACAAATTCTACATTTATCTGAATAAATGAATTTGTACAATATAATTGAGTCATGAAAGTTAGgttgatattttatttcatttatttattataattttaaggtTTATCATTTACATGTATTAAATTTACATAGAAAGAGTTTTAGTTGATTATTGTATGAAGTTAATTAGGATTATGATTCGGATTTAACATTTCAGATGGACTATATTACTCATTTTTTTGTTACACTGGATTGTTCATCATTACGTTTTGTTGTATATACAGTAGAAACTGTTTTAAATAATACTCAATCAATTAATAAcacaataaattaataaattcttTCGGTCCTCAGTTGGTCATGTTCAAAATATGAcccaaatcgataaaataatatattctagAAAACTATGTGTAAATGTATAGTcccattaaaaacataaattaataatttatatgtaaatacATTTTCTCTatgtacaaacaaaaaaaatttgttttccatattcaaataatattagctctgttttttcttaacatttaatatatttttataatatttagtaaattatatctaaaactgcAATTAAATTCTATAGAACATATttcacacacacaaaacaatataagaaaaataatatgaagTTGAATTTCAAAAACTTAATCAATGTATATAtggtaaaattaattattttgttattttatttaaaagatatactctaaaataaaaaaatctaaaaagtaaaactatttgcaaattaataactctataattaataaaatattaaaatcccAACAT belongs to Brassica rapa cultivar Chiifu-401-42 chromosome A07, CAAS_Brap_v3.01, whole genome shotgun sequence and includes:
- the LOC117126420 gene encoding putative polyol transporter 1; its protein translation is MSSSGIEKGVVTAEAEAPRGNRSRFAFACAILASMTSIILGYDIGVMSGAAIFIKEDLKLSDVQLEILMGILNIYSLVGSGAAGRTSDWIGRRYTIVLAGAFFFCGALLMGFATNYPFIMVGRFVAGIGVGYAMMIAPVYTAEVAPATSRGFLSSFPEIFINIGILLGYVSNYFFAKLPVHIGWRFMLGVGAIPSVCLAIGVLAMPESPRWLVLQGRLGDAFKVLDKTSNTKEEAISRLNDIKRAAGIPEDMTDDVIVVPNRKSAGKGVWKDLLVRPTPAVRHILIACLGIHFAQQASGIDAVVLYSPTIFQKAGLKSKNDQLLATVAVGIVKTLFIVVGTCVVDRFGRRALLLTSMGGMFLSLTALGTSLTVIDRNPGHTLKWAIVLSVTMVMTFVATFSIGAGPVTWVYCSEIFPVRLRAQGASLGVMLNRLMSGIIGMTFLSLSKGLTIGGAFLLFAGVAAAAWVFFFTFLPETRGIPLEEMESLFGSYTANKKKNVTKEGKEVVEKH